A region of the Clavelina lepadiformis chromosome 9, kaClaLepa1.1, whole genome shotgun sequence genome:
GAAGTTGCTTGTTTGAAGTTAATTTGTGTTATTCTGAGCAGCTTagaagaaaatatattttatataaatctaaaactttttggatttgtttatatgttattttttcattggaatttttaatgtttcaaaGCAATAATAGAAAGAATCTTGAGAATCATTTTGTGTCATAATTGTCGGCAAGAAGACAACATAAATTTAGAGAAAATGTCATATCCTGGAGCACCACCTGGTGGATACCCCTCTCAACCGCCAGGTTTGAATTTTCTGATATCTATGCATCTGCGACGATGAGTGATTAGCTGCAGTTATTGGACAATgagacaaacttttttgtatcCCACTGTGTACATTGTTGTTCTTACCcaagtttaatttgtttgcaagTTACAAAGTTTCATGATGAGCCGCCGCACTTTCCGTGACATTTTacttcaaatttaattttaaacattgtCATGATGATGGTCAACATTTAAGGATCAATTTAAATAACATTGAATCTGTTTCAGGCGCCATGCCCACTGCACCCATGGATCCTCGTGCACCCCCCATGTACCACCCTCCCCCTGGTGCTCCTGGCATCCCCCAGCCTTACCCTACAGGACCTCAACCATACCCAACAGGAGCTCCTGGGTACACTACTGGTCCGCCACCACCTGGCATGGTTGTACCCCCACACACAGGGTACCCTAGGCAACCTGGAGTACCTCATGGGGCTGGTTACCCAGCAGCTCCACATGGAGCAGGATACCCAGCAGCTCCACATGGGGCCGGTTACCCAGCAGCTCATGGAGCAGGATACCACATGCAACCGGGGATGGTGGGAATGCATGGAATGAAGCATGGTGAGTTGTGCATAGTGTATCCAGAagagaaaatgttttctatgTCACTGATGATGTCAcagcattgttacgtcatgaGAAACTATCCAAGATGTCAAGGATAAAGAATATAAAATTCTTCCTTAGTTATTATAATATTGGGAATATAATATTATTATGAGACTATTATATTAGTTTAAAATTGCTGTTGGCTACAAATTGTCTTATAAAAAGCATCAAAATCAGCTGGAACCAATGAAATCACAATCGACACCCATTTTATGTAGCTTGTATGATCAAAGGTCCTAATTAAGCACACttctttgaaaactttctAATTACTCATTTGCTTGTGCACCAACTTGCAATAAGTCATGCTTGGGTGGCACTTACCTACACTTGTTAATAATAACAGTTTTGAATAACAGCAACTACTTTTCGCGTAATTAGCAATTTGTGCTGCGTTTTTATTGCGGGTCAAAATCTTCCAATCTTTCCTTTCTTATGACCTGGGTAAAGAATCTGCATGTTcacttttcaatatttttataagttgTCATTTTATTCTAAGTTTGCTGCAAACCAggttaaaacacaaaattctGTTGAATTTTCCTTAAACTGGGTTCCATCCCTAATAAACTCAACCTCACCACTTGGTGCTCACTGAAGGTAATACCACCCGGTCCTGAGGATTGGTTGGCAAAGTAACCACATAGGTTACTTAAGTAGAAGTATTATTACTCCCAAAAACATCTACTCCATTGCAAGTGGAAGTATTGCCGTTTACCCAAGTATGAAGTAGAGCTCAGCATATTTTAAACTGCACTTAAAGTACAAATGCAGGaaaatacataaatattttcGGACATACTTTTGTCCTTCGTCAGAGCATTGCTACGTGAAAATCAAGTTGTTGACTGAATGTAAATGCTTTGTGCAGATgtgattgcaaatgaaaattactgcAAATTATCTTCGAACtaaaaaccaaaaagtttcttcTATTGACGTCAAAATTACAACCATAAATGTAcattgtgataatattttagaaaactATTTCTTCTGATAGaatattaaaatttcttaaacaAAGCTTCCTTCAAGACAAGTGGCAAATAATGTTGCCAAGCCAAGCTTATTCACTGATGCAGAACCCAGTACTCAAGTCAAAGAGTTAAACTTGAAGCAACTGAGCCAAACTACATTTCAGAACCATGCGGTCATGTGGTCTTCTATTAATAACAATTGTGTGATGGTGTGGGTGATGCTGAAATACTGATTTGATTTCTTCACTTCCACGGGTTGCCGCCTTACCGGGGTTCTACTGTACATGAGTTTTTGAgcttatttttatcattttcttGCAAGGTGTAACATGAAGGATAATTTCTTGATTTCTTCACTGCGCTCTCTGCTGCCAAGATTGCAAATattgataatattttaaaccCACGGTTTCCACGTTATCGTCAGTTATTAAAATTGATATTTGAAAAAGCGCAGTAGACTCAGAATACCttattttttcatgaaaatatttccctgCTAATTTGTAACCTTGTGCAGTTGGACTTTTATAAGGCAGAGCTTTTTATCTAATGTGGCCTTTTCTGTCCTTCTTGACCTATCAATGGTTACTGAAATATTCCTTTAGTGAATTTTAGTATTCAGGAAAGCAGGATAAATGGTGTCGTGTTTAAATCTTAGTCTCAATGCTGGGGTAGGATCAGTAGGAGCAGGATTCTGTTACAGAAAAAccttaaaatgttttggaCGTCGACGCTATCGTTTGTTATTTTCTGACTATGCCGTCGCACCCTCAGTATGTGCAATATCTTTGCCTTGCTTTGTGGTCAATATAGCTCGAGATTCGAGTCTTCCATTCATAGATATATTGTAATATGAGTGATTTGTGACAATCTGTTGAGAAGTtggtttgaaacattttatattttgcaccCAGGCAAGAAACATCACAAGCATCATAAACATGGAAAGCACAGCTCAAGTTCAAGCTCATCAAGTTCAAGTTCATCAAGTGATGACGAATACGTAAGCATTGTGATGAGAACTCCGCGCTAtagtatgacatcataatgtaTTTAATTATGCATCTTACTTGGATGGTTGTTAATAGTTGGTGGAAGTTACCAAAACATTTCAACTTAATTGAAGAGAACAGAACTAAACAAGAGGgaaaacatttctttattttctttaaaagtaTTTCACTATTCCACTGGGAGTGCTGTGTGCAGGGCCACCTGTTCATGAAAACACTttaaataagaaataaaaaaatagccaAAACAACTGTCCCAGCCATCAGCAACTAGTTTATATCAAGGAAACATCTTCGAGTACCTGCAAAAGttctttgttttaagaatGCATGTAACCTAAAAATAACCATTACACTTTGACAATATCGCTGTCAAGTGCATGCAGTTCGGGATAGTTGTCACGCAAAGCAAAATTACGATTTCGCACTGCAGCgtaattttaccattttgaaaatttaatttaaataaatttgcaGCTTTACATCATGTTTACTTTTTCCTCAGAAACATCTTCCTAAGCATCAACGGAAGCagatgaagaagatgaagaaAGCCATGAAGAAGGGTCATAAATACCATTATTAGGTCACAAACATATAATTACAACAGATATTTTCACCTACAATCACTTTATAGTTATGTTGATTAAGTTAAATAGGAATAACTTGGCATTGTTGAATTAACTGTCTTTGGCTTATTGCTTTGCATCAGGAGGCTTTCCTCTGCCATAGTAACTAGTTGTCAGTTGTAAGCAAAACTACTTGGTTGTGATTTGTTGCATCAGCAAAATATGTCGCGCTGAACACCGAAGATCAGTGGTGTAGCAGCAATCTGGATATTCTGGATTTATCCAGGGGCAGCAGGTTCCGAGTGGGcgataaaacttaaaaagcaACGCATTATACCATAGAAATCATACAGTATCCGTTACTCTTGCTTTGCTTTCAAACTTTCTTCCTTTATTTAGACAAACTTTTCCTTTAATCGCTGTTTTTTAAACTGTATttgattttctatttttaacttACATTAGTCCCTCCTcaagaaacaattttttggGTCGCATTCATTTTTACgcttttagtttttttgtatGTCCCACTTCCTTCTTTGCCACCACTTATCGTTTTAACAGCAATAATCTATAGAACACATGTGCAGGCTAATAGGAGGGTATAGGGCCTTTCAAAATTGCTGAAAAAGGCCCAGCAAAATGGATGTATTCAGCGCTTTAAAAGTGTTTGAGCTTACACCATAAATAGGCAGCTATTGTTGatataaatttatgaaaacacTTCATTTACTCAAAAGCGATTTTGAGGAGCAAAAACACAATTATTTTGCGCTTATCGCATGTTGGGGATGTGTTGTGGACAAACACggcaattttaaaacttgcttttaataacttttgaGATTCCCCCCACCCTTCAATGTAATTCTACAAAAGGCAATTGGTCAATGGTTACTAAGTTTAATTTTGGGACATATCATTTTCTTCTTGATGTCGTTTGTCATGTTGCGGCCGAAGTAACTAAAACACAGTTGTAAGATCCTGTCACTTTGATGATAAAAAATGtggtattatttatttaatggCATGCCATGTTCCGCAGAAAGCTAATAAATCATTTACAACAAGCTATGGTAGTTATTCCAACGTTACATTTCTCTTCTCATCTCACGTAACGTGCATTCAGATTTATGTACCGTGGGGAACCTTCAAAATAATATCATTGCCGTGACGATGTTCTGCAGAGGTAGGCCTACACTGGACGAGGGCAATATTAATCGAAATACTGGGGCGGCAAGTTATGTTGCTACGCCACAGCTAAAGATATGAAATATTTAGGCATTAAAATGACAAACAGGGAAGTATATTTTGTTGACGAATCAAAAAACCTTCTGCCATAAGTTTTTTCTTACATGTACATTTTGGTTAATGGATAACAAATTTAGTCTCTAAAAGCTTTTGCTGCCATTAGTAGGATAAATTTACCCAGTCCAAGTATGCACTGAAAATTAAAGAATCTTCAGTAATAGAATCGTTCAATGCTgttaaatttcaagaattCGCTGATTCATGGCTCAACTGGGCTTGCCCTGCccgttttttgtttgttttcatgatTTAATCTTTCTTCCATCTCAGGAGTCCAGGACACATTTATACCTGAAAGATGAGGTGAAGAATTTGACAGCTTTTAATTGGTTCAAGCCACAAGGTTTCATCGTATTGTTTTGTGCACTTCATTTATGAATTAATTGtataaaatgttgtaattTATGAAGTACCTGTATTGCATATATATTGTGCAAGTGAATATCCTTCAATTATATGATGTAGTCCAACCAGTAtatgtttataaaaatatagaGGGTTTTATTATCTTTAGAATTCTGTTTGTCTTCGTTTATAAAGTTAGTATTTTCTTGCATGCTATGTCAGGGTATTTGGATTTGAGCAATCAACAGAATTGCTGAGATTTTTACCAGACCACAAACCTTAATGATATTTTGGTAGCCccttgtatttgttttttctttgtagTAAATATGTTCAGCAGCACCACTTGTGTGTCGTTTTCGTTAATAATGCACCAAtattttgctaattttttacaaatttcagtGCTACGTTTTAGAGAGATCATTGAGAATGCAAACACCAAGTTTCATAACTACAGGGTGGCAGTCACAAACACCTGGTCATTTTGTATGTGGTGAATTACGCTGTGTTATATTATGTTCAGATCGCATTTGTTCATTCACTTCTACGTTGCCCAATAATCTGTTCTACGATTCAATTACAATATGGAACACACGACTTTGATTTGAGTGTATCCTTAATTTTGTGTCAATACCTGTTGAGCAAAATGGTGGCGTTAGATGTTGTTACAGCACAAAAAGAACTTTTCCTTCACAACATGTATTCAGATTATTTGTAAAACTGATTAACTTTTTCAACGCCAAATGCAATGGTGCAAGTAGAGAGTTAGCTATCACATTACATAGTCTTACAATAGCAAATACATTGTTAGTGCGTGTAGTTGCATTGTTTCATCCTTTTCTATTaccaaattttattaaataatgaGTAATGACTGATTATTAActgttgaaataattttactgCTAAACGTTAGTTTTTGTTATGTTCTAATTTTATAGA
Encoded here:
- the LOC143470059 gene encoding uncharacterized protein LOC143470059 isoform X2, with translation MSYPGAPPGGYPSQPPGAMPTAPMDPRAPPMYHPPPGAPGIPQPYPTGPQPYPTGAPGYTTGPPPPGMVVPPHTGYPRQPGVPHGAGYPAAPHGAGYPAAPHGAGYPAAHGAGYHMQPGMVGMHGMKHGKKHHKHHKHGKHSSSSSSSSSSSSSDDEYKHLPKHQRKQMKKMKKAMKKGHKYHY
- the LOC143470059 gene encoding uncharacterized protein LOC143470059 isoform X1; its protein translation is MEELYWNTAVEVRQSIIERILRIILCHNCRQEDNINLEKMSYPGAPPGGYPSQPPGAMPTAPMDPRAPPMYHPPPGAPGIPQPYPTGPQPYPTGAPGYTTGPPPPGMVVPPHTGYPRQPGVPHGAGYPAAPHGAGYPAAPHGAGYPAAHGAGYHMQPGMVGMHGMKHGKKHHKHHKHGKHSSSSSSSSSSSSSDDEYKHLPKHQRKQMKKMKKAMKKGHKYHY